Proteins from one Loktanella sp. M215 genomic window:
- a CDS encoding F0F1 ATP synthase subunit gamma — protein sequence MTERLADISARIDGIRQLGSVVNAMKGIASARAHVARAQVVAVDSYAATLATAMAQVLGAGDRTTSPAGRIGLLVFGAEQGFAGAFSERVLDTVATDNDVPVFLVGTRGLSVAASRGVTPHWHTALPSQSTTIPKRAEAITAAVLAAVAQGQIDSLDVIHTSWAAGRAEVVRHRLFPLDLAALPAVSGAAVLTQLPAAALRDSIGQDYLHALITRAALHAFAAENEARMQAMTAAGHQISEELTVFQAKLRRVRQEAITAEIIELGTGAAAAGQAT from the coding sequence ATGACCGAACGGCTGGCTGACATCAGCGCCCGGATCGACGGGATTCGCCAGCTGGGGTCGGTGGTGAACGCGATGAAGGGCATCGCCTCGGCCCGCGCCCATGTTGCCCGCGCGCAGGTCGTGGCGGTCGACAGCTATGCCGCCACGCTCGCCACGGCCATGGCGCAGGTGCTGGGGGCAGGGGACCGCACCACCTCGCCCGCCGGCCGCATCGGGCTGCTGGTCTTTGGTGCGGAACAGGGATTTGCCGGGGCGTTCAGCGAACGGGTGCTGGACACCGTCGCGACCGACAACGACGTGCCGGTCTTCCTTGTCGGCACGCGCGGCCTGTCCGTTGCGGCCAGCCGGGGCGTCACGCCCCACTGGCACACCGCCCTGCCATCCCAGTCCACCACGATCCCGAAACGCGCCGAGGCGATCACCGCGGCGGTCCTCGCCGCCGTGGCGCAGGGGCAGATCGACAGCCTCGACGTGATCCACACAAGCTGGGCCGCAGGCCGGGCAGAGGTGGTGCGCCACAGGCTCTTCCCCCTCGATCTGGCGGCGCTGCCGGCGGTCAGCGGTGCCGCGGTCCTGACGCAACTGCCCGCCGCGGCGCTGCGCGACAGCATCGGGCAGGATTACCTGCACGCCCTCATCACCCGGGCCGCCCTGCACGCCTTTGCCGCCGAAAACGAAGCGCGGATGCAGGCGATGACCGCCGCCGGACACCAGATCAGCGAAGAGCTGACGGTCTTTCAGGCCAAACTACGCCGTGTGCGACAAGAGGCGATCACCGCCGAGATCATCGAGCTTGGCACCGGCGCCGCCGCTGCGGGGCAGGCCACATGA
- a CDS encoding F0F1 ATP synthase subunit B family protein, protein MSINLWTLGLQAINVAVLMWLLSRVFWTPVAAAITARQATVTALLTDAKAAQAKADAALAEVTQTRAGIAAERTAALAEAAAQAEVVTKAAAASARTQAEALVTAAAATAAAKAETDRAAAEKAAATLAVAMARKLLAGLDTEVVQTAFLARLVAGIGAMTPQDRAALAATKGGITLASPGDLSPEARKAITQTVHDALGAKPVLHFVTDPALIAGGELRTPHFTLHNSWRADLDDIERALTDAA, encoded by the coding sequence GTGAGCATCAACCTGTGGACGCTGGGGCTGCAGGCGATCAACGTCGCGGTCCTGATGTGGCTGTTGTCGCGCGTCTTCTGGACACCCGTCGCCGCGGCCATCACCGCCCGGCAGGCGACCGTGACGGCGCTCCTGACGGACGCCAAGGCGGCGCAGGCCAAGGCGGACGCGGCGCTGGCCGAGGTCACGCAGACCCGCGCGGGCATCGCCGCGGAACGCACGGCGGCACTGGCCGAGGCCGCGGCGCAGGCCGAGGTGGTGACCAAGGCCGCCGCCGCCAGTGCCCGCACGCAGGCCGAGGCGCTGGTAACGGCTGCTGCCGCGACCGCCGCCGCGAAGGCCGAGACCGACCGGGCGGCCGCAGAAAAGGCCGCGGCAACGCTGGCCGTCGCCATGGCCCGCAAGCTGCTGGCGGGACTGGATACGGAGGTCGTGCAGACGGCCTTCCTCGCGCGTCTGGTGGCGGGCATCGGCGCCATGACGCCGCAGGACCGGGCCGCGCTGGCCGCGACAAAGGGCGGGATCACCCTCGCCAGTCCGGGCGATCTGTCGCCAGAGGCGCGCAAGGCGATCACGCAGACGGTCCACGATGCCTTGGGGGCCAAGCCGGTGCTGCATTTCGTGACCGATCCGGCGCTGATCGCGGGGGGCGAGTTGCGCACCCCGCATTTCACGCTGCACAACAGCTGGCGCGCGGATCTGGACGATATCGAACGGGCGCTGACCGATGCCGCGTGA
- a CDS encoding F0F1 ATP synthase subunit C, producing the protein MDYIPHVSIICAALAVSFGSIGPALAEGRAVAAAMEAIARQPEAANTISRTLFVGLAMIETTAIYCLVVALLLLFANPMLT; encoded by the coding sequence ATGGATTATATTCCCCACGTCAGCATTATCTGCGCGGCGCTCGCCGTCTCTTTCGGCTCCATCGGGCCGGCCCTGGCCGAAGGACGCGCCGTCGCCGCCGCGATGGAGGCGATCGCTCGTCAGCCAGAGGCCGCGAACACGATCTCGCGCACGCTTTTCGTCGGCCTCGCGATGATCGAGACGACGGCGATCTACTGCCTTGTCGTGGCCCTGCTGCTGCTTTTTGCCAACCCGATGCTGACGTGA
- a CDS encoding sensor histidine kinase: MNAAMTLDDQHFAACNTCDRLTEADHRIANHLAMLSGYARLKSRAMVKQGKGLTARDALLLINAVDVQINAVADLHRMLAGHGSRGPVDLPAYLGSVCTALQSVGGDDLTIRRAFRPGCALSSDHLLPVTQIVTEVMTNAIKHARDSAGKVALLVSCRPLADAMIEVSVRDYGPGLAPNSAPKAGQGLGLRIVERLLAQVGGTAAYLSDPAGLTVRLTVPAQRQTA, encoded by the coding sequence ATGAACGCTGCGATGACGCTGGACGATCAACACTTTGCGGCTTGCAACACCTGCGACCGCCTGACCGAGGCCGACCACAGGATCGCCAACCATCTGGCCATGCTGTCCGGCTATGCCCGCCTGAAATCCCGGGCGATGGTCAAGCAGGGCAAGGGTCTGACCGCGCGGGATGCGCTGCTTTTGATCAATGCGGTCGATGTCCAGATCAACGCGGTGGCGGATCTGCACCGCATGCTGGCGGGGCACGGATCGCGCGGTCCGGTGGATCTGCCGGCCTACCTGGGGTCTGTCTGCACGGCGCTGCAGTCGGTGGGCGGCGACGACCTGACGATCCGGCGCGCGTTCCGGCCGGGCTGTGCGCTGTCGTCGGACCACCTGCTGCCGGTCACGCAGATCGTGACAGAGGTGATGACGAACGCGATCAAGCACGCCCGCGACAGCGCGGGCAAGGTGGCCCTGCTGGTGTCTTGCCGCCCCTTGGCGGATGCGATGATCGAGGTATCGGTCCGCGATTACGGGCCGGGACTGGCCCCCAATTCAGCCCCGAAGGCCGGGCAGGGTCTGGGCCTGCGGATCGTCGAACGTCTGCTGGCGCAGGTTGGCGGCACCGCGGCCTATCTTTCGGACCCGGCGGGTCTGACCGTCCGGCTGACGGTGCCCGCGCAGCGTCAGACGGCGTGA
- a CDS encoding PHA/PHB synthase family protein — MPSHVKQIVPQPNTDTPPEVAVPPKPETTYQALDRKTHAHVAQATLGLAPSVLGEAWMDWAVHMATSPGKQMELAQQALADTQAFWTGSLGLTPATVPDDRRFASDAWRVYPFNVLAQTYHRNWQLWQDATTGVHGVATPHENLMAFTAGLLTDAAAPSNFALTNPDVLAATVQDHGTNILQGLRNLSHDITHKGEVAPSAFVVGRDLAATPGKVVFRNDLIELIQYAPTTDTVRPEPILIVPAWIMKYYILDLSRQNSLVGFLVAQGFTVFIVSWKNPDASDRDRSMEDYRKLGVMAALDAVEAITSAPKVHAVGYCLGGTLLAIAAAAMGRDKDDRLASVTLLAAQVDFTEAGPLKLFINEAEVTLIEDIMDAQGFLTSDQMAGAFALLHARDRIWAPIIRDYMLGQRGDAFDLMAWNADATRMPARMHAEYLRQLFLHNDLAEGHYRVGGKAVALTDIAAPIFAVGTEDDHVAPWQSVYKLHLFADTDVTFVLTSGGHNAGIVSEPGHHDRHFRSACTPERGAFRDPAAWLEANAAQDGSWWPVLTDWLQARSGPEVAPPPMGKPDGRYAVRGDAPGTYVMQR; from the coding sequence ATGCCCAGTCATGTCAAACAGATCGTGCCGCAGCCCAACACTGACACGCCGCCCGAAGTCGCCGTCCCCCCCAAGCCAGAGACGACCTACCAGGCGCTTGACCGCAAAACCCACGCGCATGTGGCACAGGCGACGCTGGGGCTGGCCCCGTCCGTGCTGGGCGAGGCGTGGATGGACTGGGCCGTCCACATGGCCACGTCCCCCGGCAAGCAGATGGAACTGGCGCAGCAGGCGCTTGCGGACACGCAGGCGTTCTGGACCGGCAGCCTCGGGCTGACACCGGCGACTGTGCCCGATGACCGGCGCTTTGCCTCTGACGCGTGGCGGGTCTATCCGTTCAACGTGCTGGCGCAGACCTATCACCGCAACTGGCAGCTGTGGCAGGATGCGACGACCGGGGTGCATGGCGTGGCGACCCCGCACGAAAACCTGATGGCCTTTACCGCCGGTCTGCTGACCGATGCGGCGGCGCCGTCGAACTTTGCCCTGACCAATCCCGACGTGCTGGCGGCCACGGTGCAGGACCACGGCACCAACATCCTGCAGGGCCTGCGCAACCTGTCCCACGACATCACCCACAAGGGCGAGGTCGCACCCTCTGCCTTCGTGGTGGGGCGCGATCTGGCGGCGACGCCGGGCAAGGTCGTGTTCCGCAACGACTTGATCGAGTTGATCCAGTATGCGCCGACGACCGACACCGTGCGGCCCGAACCGATCCTGATCGTGCCGGCGTGGATCATGAAATACTACATCCTCGATCTGTCGCGGCAGAACTCGCTGGTCGGATTCCTCGTCGCACAGGGCTTCACCGTCTTCATCGTCTCGTGGAAGAACCCCGACGCCAGCGACCGCGACCGGAGCATGGAGGATTACCGCAAGCTGGGTGTCATGGCCGCCCTCGACGCGGTCGAAGCGATCACGTCAGCCCCAAAGGTCCATGCGGTCGGCTACTGCCTTGGCGGCACGCTGCTGGCCATCGCCGCCGCCGCCATGGGCCGCGACAAGGACGACCGCCTGGCCAGCGTCACGCTGCTGGCGGCACAGGTCGATTTCACCGAGGCCGGTCCGCTGAAGCTGTTCATCAACGAGGCCGAGGTCACCCTGATCGAGGACATCATGGATGCTCAGGGGTTCCTGACCTCTGACCAGATGGCCGGAGCCTTTGCCCTGCTGCATGCCCGCGACCGGATCTGGGCGCCGATCATCCGCGACTACATGCTGGGTCAGCGGGGCGATGCCTTTGATCTGATGGCCTGGAACGCGGATGCCACAAGGATGCCCGCGCGGATGCACGCGGAATACCTGCGCCAGTTGTTCCTGCACAACGATCTGGCCGAGGGGCATTACCGGGTCGGCGGCAAGGCGGTGGCGCTGACCGACATCGCGGCGCCGATCTTTGCCGTGGGGACCGAAGACGACCACGTCGCCCCCTGGCAGTCGGTCTACAAGCTGCACCTGTTCGCCGATACGGACGTGACCTTCGTGCTGACCAGCGGCGGGCACAACGCGGGCATCGTGTCCGAACCCGGCCATCATGACCGCCATTTCCGCAGCGCCTGCACGCCCGAACGTGGCGCCTTTCGTGATCCGGCCGCGTGGCTGGAGGCGAATGCAGCACAGGACGGATCGTGGTGGCCCGTGCTGACGGACTGGCTGCAGGCGCGGTCCGGTCCAGAGGTCGCGCCACCGCCGATGGGCAAGCCCGATGGGCGTTATGCGGTCAGGGGTGACGCCCCCGGCACCTATGTGATGCAGCGATGA
- a CDS encoding bifunctional enoyl-CoA hydratase/phosphate acetyltransferase, protein MSAPDPLITPAFIENRTYAELAVGDTAESVRTLTPRDISLFAVMSGDVNPAHVDADYAATDMFHGIIAHGMWGAALISAVLGTQLPGPGTIFLDQSLSFKAPVALGDTITTRVTVTEKLKKGRVTLACSCVNQDGVTVIDGVARVIAPSDQVHRPRIVLPEVALHAPAAQYARLIAMTTDLTPVRTAVVHPCDELSLIGALDAGARGIIVPVLVGPAARIVATAKSAGRSLKGVEVIDTPHSHAAAAMAVSLARAGKVAALMKGALHTEELMEAVVDATLGLRTDRRMSHVYVLDVPTYPRPLLITDAAINVAPDLGAKRDIVQNAIDLALALGTVLPKVAILAAVETVNPRMISTLDAAALCKMADRGQITGGVLDGPLAFDNAISPAAAAAKGIVSPVAGQADILVAPDLESANMMAKQLIYLAAADAAGLVMGAAVPIILTSRADSAWARLASCALARLVIG, encoded by the coding sequence ATGTCCGCGCCTGACCCCCTGATCACCCCCGCCTTCATCGAGAACCGCACCTACGCCGAACTTGCCGTGGGCGACACGGCAGAGTCGGTGCGGACCCTGACGCCCCGCGACATCTCCTTGTTTGCGGTGATGTCCGGCGACGTGAACCCGGCACATGTCGATGCGGATTATGCGGCGACCGACATGTTCCACGGCATCATCGCCCACGGCATGTGGGGGGCGGCGCTGATCAGCGCTGTGCTGGGGACACAACTGCCCGGTCCCGGCACGATCTTTCTGGACCAGAGCCTGTCGTTCAAGGCCCCCGTCGCCTTGGGCGACACGATCACGACGCGGGTCACCGTGACCGAAAAGCTGAAGAAGGGCCGTGTCACGCTTGCCTGTTCCTGCGTCAATCAGGACGGCGTGACGGTCATCGACGGCGTGGCCCGCGTCATCGCGCCGTCGGACCAGGTCCACCGCCCCCGGATCGTGCTGCCAGAGGTCGCGCTGCACGCACCCGCCGCGCAATACGCGCGGCTGATCGCCATGACGACGGACCTGACCCCGGTGCGGACCGCCGTGGTGCATCCCTGCGATGAACTCTCCCTGATCGGTGCCCTCGACGCGGGTGCGCGCGGTATCATCGTGCCGGTGCTGGTCGGGCCCGCGGCGCGGATCGTGGCCACGGCCAAATCCGCAGGGCGCAGCCTGAAGGGGGTCGAGGTCATCGACACCCCCCACAGCCACGCCGCCGCCGCGATGGCCGTGTCCCTTGCCCGCGCGGGAAAGGTCGCGGCCCTGATGAAAGGCGCGCTGCATACGGAAGAGCTGATGGAGGCCGTCGTCGACGCCACGCTCGGCCTGCGGACCGACCGGCGGATGAGCCATGTCTATGTCCTTGACGTGCCGACCTATCCCAGACCGCTGTTGATCACGGATGCGGCAATCAACGTGGCACCGGATCTGGGGGCCAAACGGGACATCGTGCAGAACGCGATCGACCTTGCACTGGCGCTGGGCACGGTGCTGCCCAAGGTCGCGATCCTTGCGGCGGTGGAAACCGTGAACCCGCGCATGATCTCGACCCTTGATGCGGCGGCGCTGTGCAAGATGGCCGACCGGGGGCAGATCACCGGCGGCGTGCTGGACGGGCCGCTGGCCTTTGACAACGCAATCTCGCCTGCCGCGGCGGCGGCCAAGGGGATCGTGTCGCCGGTCGCGGGGCAGGCGGATATCCTTGTCGCACCGGACCTTGAATCCGCGAACATGATGGCCAAGCAGTTGATCTATCTGGCGGCGGCGGATGCGGCGGGGCTGGTGATGGGGGCGGCTGTGCCGATCATCCTGACCAGTCGCGCCGACAGCGCATGGGCGCGGCTGGCGTCCTGCGCGCTGGCCCGGCTGGTGATCGGATGA
- a CDS encoding Crp/Fnr family transcriptional regulator, translating to MYSHHSPLTRKLGNFVALNEAELDILDGLHQRRRSFVAGRDLVHQGQLRSAAYILAEGWVCSYKLLRDGTRQIVDFQIPGDFLGLRSVLFRTADHNIEPITPVEASEVLSSELLHAFAETPRLATAVLWAASRDEAMVVEHLVGIGRRNALERTAHLLLELNARLVLVGHATREGFACPLTQYHLADALGLSAVHINRVLRELRESRLLTFHRGQVEILDFDGLVDLAEFDFDYLDQDGPLLR from the coding sequence ATGTACAGCCATCACAGTCCGCTGACCCGCAAATTGGGCAATTTCGTCGCGTTGAACGAGGCCGAGCTGGACATCCTCGACGGCTTGCACCAGCGCAGGCGGTCATTTGTGGCCGGGCGCGATCTGGTGCATCAGGGGCAGCTCCGCTCTGCCGCGTATATTCTGGCCGAGGGCTGGGTCTGTTCGTACAAGCTGCTGCGCGACGGCACACGGCAGATCGTGGATTTCCAGATTCCGGGCGATTTTCTGGGGCTGCGGTCCGTCCTGTTCCGCACCGCTGACCATAACATCGAACCGATCACCCCGGTCGAAGCCTCCGAGGTGCTGAGCAGCGAGTTGCTGCATGCCTTTGCCGAAACGCCGCGCCTTGCGACCGCCGTGCTCTGGGCCGCGTCGCGGGACGAGGCGATGGTCGTCGAACACCTTGTGGGCATCGGGCGGCGCAATGCGCTGGAACGCACGGCGCATCTGCTGCTGGAGCTGAACGCCCGGCTTGTCCTTGTCGGCCATGCCACGCGCGAAGGTTTCGCCTGCCCGCTGACGCAATACCATCTGGCCGACGCACTGGGGCTGAGTGCCGTCCACATCAACCGCGTCCTGCGCGAGTTGCGCGAAAGCCGGTTGCTGACCTTCCACAGGGGACAGGTCGAGATCCTTGATTTCGACGGTCTGGTCGATCTGGCGGAGTTCGATTTCGACTATCTTGATCAGGACGGGCCACTGCTGCGCTAG
- a CDS encoding acetate/propionate family kinase → MTDAILTLNAGSSSLKFALFPIADDFPALMRGKIAGIGTAAQFAARDHGGAPVTQPMAVAPDAQHDALIPDLLRWLGRQLPDVTIVAVGHRVVHGGRTLKGPARITAALLRTLTDLVPLAPLHQPHNLAAIRRVATLLPEVTQVACCDTSFHRTQDRLAQLFALPRDLTDSGIIRYGFHGLSYDYIAGVLPEHSDRAAGRVIVAHLGAGASICALHKGASVATSMGFTALDGLMMGQRCGTIDPGVLLYLMDQRAMTVQQLSTLLYTRSGLLGVSGLSPDMAVLLASAVPAAKEAIALFCFRAATELAALATANGGLDAIVFTAGIGERSSVVRAAICDRLAWLGVILDPDANAADAIRISADTSAIDVLVIPTDEESVIAEATRRWA, encoded by the coding sequence ATGACCGACGCGATCCTGACCCTTAACGCCGGGTCCAGCAGCCTGAAGTTCGCGCTGTTCCCCATCGCCGACGACTTTCCCGCCCTGATGCGCGGCAAGATCGCGGGCATCGGCACGGCGGCGCAGTTTGCGGCGCGCGACCACGGCGGCGCGCCCGTCACGCAACCGATGGCCGTCGCCCCGGACGCGCAGCATGACGCGCTGATCCCCGATCTGCTGCGCTGGCTGGGGCGGCAACTGCCCGATGTGACCATCGTCGCCGTCGGGCACCGCGTCGTCCACGGCGGTCGCACGCTGAAGGGGCCGGCGCGCATCACCGCAGCCCTGCTGCGCACCCTGACCGACCTCGTGCCACTGGCCCCGTTGCACCAGCCGCACAACCTGGCCGCCATCCGCCGGGTCGCGACCCTGCTGCCGGAGGTGACGCAGGTGGCCTGCTGCGATACCAGCTTTCACCGCACGCAGGACCGGCTGGCGCAGCTTTTCGCCTTGCCGCGCGACCTGACCGACAGCGGTATCATCCGCTACGGCTTTCACGGGCTGTCCTATGATTACATCGCGGGCGTCCTGCCCGAGCATAGCGACCGCGCCGCGGGACGCGTGATCGTGGCGCATCTGGGGGCAGGGGCCAGCATCTGCGCCCTGCACAAGGGGGCCAGCGTGGCGACCAGCATGGGGTTCACCGCGCTGGACGGGCTGATGATGGGGCAGCGTTGCGGCACCATCGACCCCGGCGTGTTGCTTTACCTGATGGACCAGCGCGCCATGACCGTGCAGCAGCTCTCGACCTTGCTTTACACCCGGTCGGGCCTGCTGGGGGTGTCGGGCCTCAGCCCTGACATGGCCGTGCTTCTGGCGAGCGCTGTCCCCGCAGCCAAGGAGGCGATTGCTCTGTTCTGTTTCCGAGCCGCGACCGAACTGGCGGCGCTGGCCACGGCGAACGGCGGGCTTGATGCCATCGTCTTTACCGCCGGGATCGGCGAACGCTCTTCTGTCGTGCGCGCGGCGATCTGCGACCGGCTGGCGTGGCTCGGCGTCATCCTCGACCCCGACGCGAACGCCGCCGATGCGATCCGCATCTCGGCCGATACCTCTGCCATCGACGTGCTGGTCATCCCGACGGACGAGGAATCCGTCATCGCCGAGGCCACCCGCCGCTGGGCCTGA
- a CDS encoding F0F1 ATP synthase subunit alpha: MPRDAAAWLAMAEARLDAVTLAPLAIHRGRVEEIGDGVAMISGLRNVGLDEVLHFAGGQTGFARVLDPDRIGCVLLDGTTEVEAGDAVTGTGTVVDVPVGAALLGRIVDPLGRPLDGKGPVAATARMPIERAAPAIIDRDLVTEPVQTGVVVVDTLFPLGRGQRELIVGDHSTGKTTLAVDAILAQAHSDMICVYVAVGQKSSSVRRAVAALQAGGNFDRCIVVVASAASAPGLQWIAPYAAMTMAEHFRDAGQHALIVFDDLSKHAATHREIALLTRQSPGREAYPGDVFYIHARLLERAAKLSPALGGGSLTALPIAETVAGNLSAYIPTNLISITDGQIVLDAALFHQGQKPAVDAGLSVSRVGGKTQAKVLRTAAGTLRLDYAQFLELEVFTRFGGMPDGRVRQQLTRGARIREALRQGQHMPFRLVDEVALMLAVQTGLLDPLPLDAVKTFRTGLPAALDAQAAPVVQAMDRTGQLDGAARAALLTALQGFAVTLTPADPVTDP, translated from the coding sequence ATGCCGCGTGACGCCGCCGCATGGCTGGCCATGGCCGAGGCGCGGCTGGACGCCGTGACCCTCGCCCCCCTCGCCATCCACCGTGGCCGGGTCGAGGAGATCGGCGATGGCGTCGCCATGATATCCGGCCTGCGCAATGTGGGGCTGGACGAGGTGCTGCATTTCGCGGGCGGGCAGACCGGGTTTGCCCGCGTGCTGGACCCCGACCGGATCGGCTGCGTGCTACTGGACGGGACGACCGAGGTGGAGGCGGGCGACGCTGTGACCGGCACGGGCACAGTCGTGGATGTCCCGGTGGGCGCAGCGCTGCTGGGCCGCATCGTCGATCCGCTGGGTCGCCCGCTGGACGGCAAGGGGCCGGTGGCCGCCACCGCCCGGATGCCGATCGAGCGGGCCGCCCCCGCGATCATCGACCGCGATCTGGTGACGGAACCCGTGCAGACCGGTGTGGTGGTGGTCGACACCCTCTTTCCGCTGGGTCGCGGCCAGCGGGAGCTGATCGTGGGCGATCATTCCACCGGCAAGACGACCCTCGCGGTCGATGCGATCCTCGCACAGGCGCACAGCGACATGATCTGCGTCTATGTCGCGGTGGGGCAGAAATCCTCTAGCGTGCGGCGTGCCGTGGCGGCCTTGCAGGCGGGCGGCAATTTCGACCGCTGCATCGTCGTGGTGGCCAGTGCGGCCAGCGCGCCGGGCCTGCAATGGATCGCGCCCTATGCGGCCATGACGATGGCCGAACATTTCCGCGATGCTGGTCAGCACGCGCTGATCGTCTTCGATGATTTGTCCAAACACGCCGCCACCCACCGCGAGATCGCGCTGCTGACGCGGCAAAGTCCGGGGCGAGAGGCCTATCCCGGCGATGTCTTCTACATCCACGCGCGCCTGCTGGAACGGGCGGCGAAACTCTCGCCCGCTTTGGGTGGCGGATCGCTGACCGCGCTGCCGATCGCCGAGACGGTGGCGGGCAACCTGTCCGCCTATATCCCGACGAACCTGATCTCGATCACCGACGGGCAGATCGTGCTGGACGCGGCCCTGTTCCATCAGGGCCAGAAACCCGCTGTCGACGCGGGCCTGTCCGTCAGCCGGGTCGGCGGCAAGACGCAGGCCAAGGTCCTGCGCACGGCCGCGGGCACCCTGCGGCTGGACTACGCCCAGTTTCTGGAGCTGGAGGTCTTTACCCGCTTTGGCGGCATGCCCGATGGCCGCGTGCGCCAGCAGTTGACGCGCGGCGCCCGGATCAGGGAAGCGCTGCGGCAAGGCCAGCACATGCCTTTCCGCCTGGTGGACGAGGTGGCGCTGATGCTGGCGGTCCAGACGGGCCTGCTGGACCCGCTGCCGCTGGACGCGGTCAAGACCTTCCGCACCGGCCTGCCCGCCGCGCTGGACGCGCAGGCCGCACCGGTCGTGCAGGCGATGGACCGGACCGGTCAGCTGGACGGTGCCGCCCGCGCCGCGCTGCTGACGGCGCTTCAGGGTTTTGCGGTAACGCTGACACCCGCGGACCCGGTCACCGACCCATGA
- a CDS encoding F0F1 ATP synthase subunit A produces the protein MISPLASTVLFQIGPVPITQAVVTTWGIMVLLVGCAFALTRTLTATPTRRQAAVELIVATLDTQITATTGAGPAPYRGFIGSLFVFILIANWTSLIPGMEPPTAQLETDAALAALVFVSVVWFGIRGAGPVGYLRSFTRPNPVMIPLNILQSLTRVFSMFVRLFGNVMSGVFVIGIVVSLAGLLVPIPLMALDLLTGLVQAYIFSVLAMVFIAATIKDGTPPSEKDT, from the coding sequence ATGATCTCGCCGCTCGCCTCGACCGTGCTGTTCCAGATCGGACCGGTGCCGATCACGCAGGCGGTGGTGACGACATGGGGCATCATGGTGCTGCTTGTCGGCTGTGCCTTTGCCCTGACCCGCACCCTGACCGCCACGCCCACCCGCCGCCAGGCCGCGGTGGAGCTGATTGTTGCGACCCTCGACACACAGATCACCGCGACCACCGGCGCCGGCCCCGCGCCCTATCGCGGGTTCATCGGATCGCTTTTCGTCTTCATCCTGATCGCGAACTGGACCTCGCTGATCCCGGGGATGGAGCCGCCGACGGCGCAGCTTGAAACCGACGCGGCGCTTGCGGCGCTGGTGTTCGTGTCCGTCGTCTGGTTCGGTATCCGGGGCGCCGGACCGGTCGGCTATCTGCGGTCCTTCACCCGGCCCAACCCGGTGATGATCCCGCTCAACATCCTGCAAAGCCTGACGCGAGTGTTTTCCATGTTCGTCCGCCTGTTCGGCAACGTGATGAGCGGCGTTTTCGTCATCGGCATCGTGGTGTCGCTGGCGGGACTGCTGGTGCCGATCCCGCTCATGGCGCTCGATCTGCTGACGGGCCTCGTGCAGGCCTACATCTTTTCCGTCCTCGCGATGGTCTTCATCGCGGCCACCATCAAGGACGGCACTCCCCCATCCGAAAAGGACACCTGA
- the fabI gene encoding enoyl-ACP reductase FabI, with translation MTALDGKVALVIGVANTHSIAAGCAQAMADAGADIVMTYIDATAKPYVQPVAEAVGAKLLLPLDVEKPGQMEAVFAAVKARWGRLDILVHSIAFCGAPDLHGRVTDCSAAGFAQAMDISVHSLIRAARLAEPLMHAGGTILTMTYYGGEKVVDDYNIMGPVKAALEAVVRDLAVELGPQQIRVNALSPGPLRTRAGSGIAHFDALIDAARDRAPEQALVTIRDVGEVAAMLASDGARCVTGEVVHVDGGLHVRA, from the coding sequence ATGACCGCGCTGGACGGCAAGGTGGCCCTTGTGATCGGCGTGGCCAATACCCATTCCATCGCCGCCGGTTGCGCGCAGGCCATGGCGGACGCAGGCGCCGACATCGTGATGACCTACATCGACGCCACTGCAAAACCTTACGTCCAGCCCGTGGCAGAGGCGGTGGGTGCCAAGCTGCTGCTGCCGCTGGACGTGGAAAAACCCGGACAGATGGAAGCCGTCTTTGCCGCGGTCAAGGCGCGCTGGGGGCGGCTTGATATCCTCGTGCATTCCATCGCCTTTTGCGGTGCGCCGGACCTGCACGGTCGCGTCACCGATTGCAGCGCCGCGGGCTTCGCGCAGGCGATGGACATCTCCGTCCACTCGCTGATCCGTGCCGCCCGGCTGGCGGAGCCGCTGATGCACGCCGGCGGCACGATCCTGACGATGACCTATTACGGCGGAGAGAAGGTGGTGGACGACTACAACATCATGGGCCCGGTCAAGGCCGCGCTGGAGGCGGTCGTGCGCGATCTGGCCGTTGAACTCGGGCCGCAGCAGATCCGCGTCAACGCCCTGTCGCCGGGGCCGCTGCGCACCCGCGCCGGGTCCGGCATCGCGCATTTCGATGCGCTGATCGACGCCGCCCGCGACCGCGCGCCGGAACAGGCGCTGGTGACGATCCGCGATGTCGGAGAGGTCGCCGCGATGCTGGCCAGCGACGGCGCGCGCTGCGTGACGGGAGAGGTCGTTCATGTCGACGGAGGTCTGCATGTCCGCGCCTGA